AGCTTGTTCATCAACCTTTCAACTATCGGGACCTCGGCTTTCCCAAACCTTCTGTGCTCATGCCTCCCACTCGTGTGGGGTAGGATGTAGGGTTTGAGGCATATGTATTTCTTCAGGCTGGGATCCCTTACCTCGATGTTGTCATAGGTCCACTTGCCGAACAACTTTACCTCGCTCAGCTTCACAACGTGTCCTTCGCTAGCCAATGTAAACACCTGTATAACCATAAACAGTTTAACAGGCTTTTTAAAATTATTGCATACTCATGCTTCCTCACCGGTCTCAGGCTCCCATGATGCTTTATTAAACCATTTACGAATCAGGTTACCCCAGGAGGCATAGCCGTTGAGGCCGTCTTACCTCTTGGTTGAAAAAATATCGACAAGCCTTTTCGCCGGCGGAGAGGTTAGCCCGCGCTTAATCCTCCACCTCGAGGATGGGAGGAGGTTTTACCTTGAAAACGTTTCCTACGACATCTTTGTCTCGATAAGGAGGAATCTAGAGGAGGAGGGTTTAGACGAGGAGCGGGGCATGATCACCGATGTGATCGAGAGTGTGCCCGAGTTTATAACCGCGTTGAGCAGGAGTCTCAAGCACGTTCTAATAGATGGTTTCAACCCTGACAAGGGGGTTTACAGCGCGACAGTGGAGTTCGTTAACGGCAAGTTTTCAACTAAGAGAAAGATGATTCCCAGCCACGCTATTTACCTTGCGATATTAGCGGGTAAGCCCGTCTACGTTAGTGTGCAGCTCGTGGATGAGCAGGAGAGGCTTTACAGGATCTTCGAGGAGCTCTCAAGGCTTGAGGATAAAGAAGACTTCGAGAAGTAGTTTAACGACTTCAACAAGTTAAAGCTTAAAACCTACCTAACGGGCTTCTGCTTCTTACCCAGCCAGAGAGCCTTCAAAGATACCCCGTTAACCATTACTACTTTATACTTCACACCCGGAATGTCTCCAAGAGACCCTCCCATAGGGCCGCCGATGCCTTCGATAACTACCTCATCGTGCTCGTCGATATAGTTGACTCCGCCGTCCCACGGGACGAATGCTGTAACCACCTTGCCGTTCTTTACAAGTTGGACGCGGACACATTTTCTCAGGGCTGAGTTGGGCTTACGGGACTCTACTCCAACCTTTTCAAGAACTATTCCTCTCGCCATCGGGGCTCCTTCAAGCGGGTCCCTGATCTTGCCTTGCTGCTTAAGCATTCTGAGCTTGAAATCCCTCTGGCTCCACCTGAACTTGAGACGCTTCCTCTTAAGCTTTCTCGCCGCGTACATCCCGTATGGTGCTTTTTTGCCCGGCATGGTTAATCCCTTAAACCTTCTTCTAACCTCAAATGGTTTCAAGTATTCTTAAATTTTATGCTATGATGAGGGAGTCGATGTTGAAGTGTCTTTTTAAAATAATCTTCGCCTTCTGAACATTTCTACCGTTCTTACCGATCGCGAGACCCTTGTCGGACGGGTCTACCGCTACGTATACTACCTTCTCCCCGCCAGGCTTCGAGGTCACCTTGATTTCCTTTATCCTTGCAGGAGCTAGCGCGTACTTGACCTGCTCCTCGAGGTTATCGCTGTAACCAACTATCTCTATGTTCTTGTTCAAAATCTTCCTGAGCTTCTGAACGAAGAAGCCCTTGGGACCGATGGCTTTACCGACATCCTCAGGGTTCACCAGAAATATAACCCTGTTCTCCGACTCATCCATGATGCAGTCTCTCACGGTGGCGCCGGTGATCTCGTGAAGCAGTGCCATGTATCTAAACTCGTCAGGGGTTATTTTCACTTGCCCCCTCTCCTTACTCATTCCCCGATACCTCCCTGGCCAAGTCCAGGATGTTTGACTGCCCTGGGTCAATAATCACCATGGATGA
This is a stretch of genomic DNA from Thermosphaera aggregans DSM 11486. It encodes these proteins:
- a CDS encoding bifunctional nuclease family protein, with the translated sequence MRPSYLLVEKISTSLFAGGEVSPRLILHLEDGRRFYLENVSYDIFVSIRRNLEEEGLDEERGMITDVIESVPEFITALSRSLKHVLIDGFNPDKGVYSATVEFVNGKFSTKRKMIPSHAIYLAILAGKPVYVSVQLVDEQERLYRIFEELSRLEDKEDFEK
- a CDS encoding NusA-like transcription termination signal-binding factor encodes the protein MSKERGQVKITPDEFRYMALLHEITGATVRDCIMDESENRVIFLVNPEDVGKAIGPKGFFVQKLRKILNKNIEIVGYSDNLEEQVKYALAPARIKEIKVTSKPGGEKVVYVAVDPSDKGLAIGKNGRNVQKAKIILKRHFNIDSLIIA
- a CDS encoding 30S ribosomal protein S12, producing MPGKKAPYGMYAARKLKRKRLKFRWSQRDFKLRMLKQQGKIRDPLEGAPMARGIVLEKVGVESRKPNSALRKCVRVQLVKNGKVVTAFVPWDGGVNYIDEHDEVVIEGIGGPMGGSLGDIPGVKYKVVMVNGVSLKALWLGKKQKPVR